One window of the Saccopteryx bilineata isolate mSacBil1 chromosome 2, mSacBil1_pri_phased_curated, whole genome shotgun sequence genome contains the following:
- the LOC136322638 gene encoding uncharacterized protein has translation MCTSTNRSTGMPPPEHQHQPPGRRRHPRSSPAPAAPRQQQHQTPRRSTSLPGVASAVPPPPPPPPQQQQQHQPPRRRHRPAAAAPEPAPPPLQQQHQHQPPQQYQPPRRCRCHSTSRPATTPEPAPLPPQQQQPPRRRCNSSTNRPALPPQQHQPPCPRTRTSPAAAAAPAPAPAVPAVPAVPAVPAAPRCRRRPSPSPAPAAPPLPGARHAQCRLIGMPKEKYDPDPRKIYTIMSAEEVANGKTSHWAELEISGNPLSQDIMSLYQDRDGTRKLLNFMLEILQFIQSSFLRGHGLQERDQILPSAAPLLLPPQQQQHRPPSCRRPSTSRTATFATAPPAAPQPPPQHQNQPPRCTRTSRTAAFASAAAAPPPPPPQHQVSRPAAATAAAPAPAPATPPPPSQLTSTSRSTPRRRNSSTSRPSSDCSDVVDFTYIWWGDSCLCLRRVPVLALDV, from the exons ATGTGCACCAGCACCAACCGCTCCACCGGCATGCCGCCACCAGagcaccagcaccagccgcccggccgccgccgccaccCCCGCAGCTCACCAGCACCAGCCGCCCCGCGGCAACAGCAGCACCAAACGCCCCGCCGCAGCACCAGCCTTCCCGGTGTAGCATCAGccgtgccgccgccgccgccgccgccgccgcagcagcagcaacagcaccaaccgccccgccgccgccaccgccccgccgccgccgcacCAGAACCAGCCCCGCCGCCActgcagcagcagcaccagcaccagccacCCCAGCAGTACCAGCCACCCCGCCGCTGCCGCTGCCACAGCACCAGCCGCCCTGCCACCACACCAGAACCAGCCCCGCTGCCACCCCAGCAGCAACAGCCGCCCCGCCGCCGCTGCAACAGCAGCACCAACCGCCCCGCGCTGCCGCCGCAGCAGCACCAGCCGCCCTGCCCCCGCACCAGAACCAGCCCTGCCGCTgcagcagcaccagcaccagcaccagccgtCCCAGCAGTACCAGCCGTCCCAGCAGTACCAGCCGCCccgcgctgccgccgccgccccaGCCCCTCACCAGCACCAGCCGCTCCGCCGTTGCCCGGAGCCCGGCACGCTCAATGCAGACTAATAGGAATGCCAAAGGAAAAATATGATCCAGATCCCCGCAAAATTTATACCATCATGTCAGCAGAGGAGGTAGCCAATGGGAAGACATCTCACTGGGCAGAATTAGAAATCTCGGGCAATCCTTTATCCCAGGATATTATGAGTTTATACCAGGACCGAGATGGAACCCGAAAGCTACTGAACTTCATGCTTGAAATCCTGCAGTTCATCCAGAGCAGCTTCCTCCGAGGCCATGGATTACAAGAACGAGACCAAATTCTGCCATCAG CCGCCCCGCTGCTGCTGCCACCGCAGCAGCAACAGCACCGGCCACCCAGCTGCCGCCGCCCCAGCACCAGCCGCACCGCCACCTTCGCCACAGCACCACCAGCCGCCCCGCAGCCGCCACCCCAGCACCAGAACCAGCCGCCCCGCTGCACCAGAACCAGCCGCACCGCCGCCTTCGCCTCAGCAGCAGCtgctccgccgccgccgccgccgcagcacCAGGTtagccgccccgccgccgccaccgcagcagcaccagcaccagcaccagccacCCCTCCGCCGCCTTCACAGCTCACCAGCACCAGCCGTTCCACCCCCCGCCGCCGCAACAGCAGCACCAGCCGCCCTTCCTCTGACTGTTCAGATGttgttgatttcacttatatatggtggggggattcctgtttatgccttaggAGAGTTCCTGTTctagccttggatgtgtaa